One Indicator indicator isolate 239-I01 chromosome 9, UM_Iind_1.1, whole genome shotgun sequence genomic window carries:
- the PBK gene encoding lymphokine-activated killer T-cell-originated protein kinase: protein MAWVCNREPPKEIGNAMETPTETSLRACAPCCTPETLSSKGLPARLRDPPRTPPCPTGPAPPHGPRPSAPPSAFYRALSTRGRRRGGEGGVPALGIQTAAAVSGQSAAMETIKTPKHVAHRLDGSPVSVTIPASPFMQKLGYGTGVNVYLMKRSPRGLSHSPWAVKKINAKCNSRQQHVYQQRLNKEAKVLKKLQHPNIVGYRAFTKASDGSMCLAMEYGGEKSLNDLIEKRLEEKLGPFPAATIFKVALNMARGLKYLHNEKHLLHGDIKSANVVIKGDFEAIKICDVGVSLPLDENMTVSDPELCYIGTEPWKPLEALQEGGVITDKTDIFAFGLTLWEMMTLSVPHLHLSNGPEDEDESFDEDSFDEEAYYAALGTRPALNMEELDQSYQQMIDLFSVCTSEDPKKRPSAACIVEALEASLSQK from the exons ATGGCCTGGGTGTGCAACAGAGAGCCTCCCAAAGAGATTGGCAATGCAATGGAGACCCCCACAGAGACCTCCTTAAGGGCTTGTGCCCCCTGCTGCACTCCAGAGACCCTCTCCTCCAAAGGT CTCCCCGCAAGGCTCCGCGATCCACCCCggacccctccctgccccacgggccccgccccgccccacGGGCCCcgcccctctgctcctccctccgCCTTCTACCGCGCTTTGTCCACCCGCGGCCGCCGTAGAGGAGGGGAAGGCGGAGTTCCCGCGCTCGGCATTCAAACGGCGGCGGCAG TTTCAGGACAGTCTGCAGCGATGGAAACCATCAAGACTCCCAAGCATGTGGCCCACAGGCTAG atgGGAGCCCAGTTTctgtcaccatccctgcctCTCCTTTCATGCAGAAGCTTGGATATGGCACCGGAGTCAACGTCTACCTGATGAAAAG ATCTCCCAGAGGTTTGTCACACTCCCCGTGGGCTGTGAAGAAGATCAATGCCAAATGCAACAGCCGCCAGCAACACGTCTACCAGCAGAGACTGAACAAGGAAGCCAAGGTCTTGAAAAAACTCCAGCACCCTAACATTGTGG GTTACCGTGCCTTTACCAAGGCCAGCGATGGAAGCATGTGTCTGGCCATGGAGTATGGAGGAGAAAAATCTCTCAATGACTTGATTGAAAAGAGACTTGAAGAAAAGTTGGGCCCTTTCCCTGCTGCCACCATCTTCAAAGTTGCCTTGAACATGGCAAGAGGGTTGAAG TATCTTCACAATGAGAAGCATCTGCTCCACGGAGATATCAAGTCTGCCAATGTGGTTATTAAAGGTGATTTTGAAGCCATCAAGATCTGTGATGTGGGAGTGTCCCTGCCTCTGGATGAGAACATGACTG TGAGCGACCCAGAGCTGTGCTACATtggcacagagccctggaagcccctggaggctctgcaggagggcGGTGTGATCACGGACAAGACTGACATCTTCGCTTTTGGGCTGACCCTCTGGGAAATGATGACCCTCTCTGTGCCCCACCTCCACCTCAGCAACGGCCCCGAGGATGAAG ATGAATCCTTTGATGAAGACTCCTTTGATGAGGAAGCATATTATGCAGCCCTGGGAACCCGCCCAGCTCTCAACATGGAGGAACTGGACCAGTCCTACCAGCAGATGATTGACCTCTTCTCTGTCTGCACCAGTGAGGACCCCAAGAAGCGCCCCTCAGCCGCATGCATCGTGGAAGCCCTGGAAGCAAGTTTGTCCCAGAAGTAA